DNA from Cutibacterium acnes:
GTGCCGTGGCAGCAGCGATTCTTCCTGTCCTACGCCCGGATCTGGCGCGAGAAACAGCGCGACGAGGCCCTACGCACTCAAATCGCCACAGACCCACACTCGCCCACCGAGTTCCGGTGCAACCAGATCGTCCGCAACATCGACGCCTTCCACGAAGCCTTCGGGGTGACCGAGGACGACCCGATGTGGCTGGCTCCCGAGAAGCGGGTCACCATCTGGTGATGATAATGCCCCCGAGTCCCACCAACTCGGGGGCATTTCTTTTGCTCAGGTCACATCGTCATGGTCACTATTCGCGCAGCAACTCGTAAGGCTTGTGAGTCTTCACTGAAACAATAGTGCGCGGCAAGCACCCCAGCGGTACGGCAGCAAGAAGGACCAGAGGGAACCACGCTCCTTGCTCCAGCACATCAGCCAACGGCACCGGGGACATCGCCACCGGCCCCAAGTTCACCCCAACAGCCGTCAACGCCATCGCTACACCACACAGCACCAGCCCGACGATGACAATTCCCAGCGCCATCACCACACCAATAAAAAGGGCCTCCATTTCAAGGCAACCGAGAATCCACTCCCCCGAGCGGCCGAAAGCCTTAAATACTGCAATCTGAGACCCCCGCTGACGCGAGATCGTCGAGCCAACACTGACCCCAAGCACCAATGCCGCCACACAGATGACGACGATGAGGATCGTCTGCATCCGCTGGACATCAGAGGTCATCTGATCGGCGTATCCGACCACATCAGCCTGGCTGGTTGCGGAAAATCCTGCCTGGCTTAGCTGCCGATGGACGTCAGCGACGTGGGCGCGCGAATCAGCCTCGACATAGGCCCTCGACACGCCCTGCTTATCAAACGCTTGAGGGGACATCCCTGCGTTGGCAGCCTCCCAATTCTTGGCGTCGTCAACATTAACGTAGACCGTATCGGGACCGTCATTGTTCGGACGGCTGGAGTCGTAAAGGCCAACAACCTTGAGCTTCGTCGGGACAGCCTCAGCTTCAGATGCCTTCGTCTTGCGCTGGTACGACACATTGATCGTCGTCCCCAGCAAAGCTTTGAGATCATGACCGTTTACCGCATCTGGCACGATGACTTCCCCTGGCCG
Protein-coding regions in this window:
- a CDS encoding ABC transporter permease; amino-acid sequence: MSMSASRHAWVSLRRSSLPRQRWFIIVLALLGGCALAMNTIVAGHVRDQIDAADAGKRLNYVVVDSTGRGSSGPINAAARRQMMGMDHVAKVYEWSQAGLLCDDDNGLPQIVWATAQIPDVPPATVAFDGPTRPVRPGEVIVPDAVNGHDLKALLGTTINVSYQRKTKASEAEAVPTKLKVVGLYDSSRPNNDGPDTVYVNVDDAKNWEAANAGMSPQAFDKQGVSRAYVEADSRAHVADVHRQLSQAGFSATSQADVVGYADQMTSDVQRMQTILIVVICVAALVLGVSVGSTISRQRGSQIAVFKAFGRSGEWILGCLEMEALFIGVVMALGIVIVGLVLCGVAMALTAVGVNLGPVAMSPVPLADVLEQGAWFPLVLLAAVPLGCLPRTIVSVKTHKPYELLRE